A portion of the Salvelinus fontinalis isolate EN_2023a chromosome 32, ASM2944872v1, whole genome shotgun sequence genome contains these proteins:
- the LOC129831114 gene encoding thioredoxin-interacting protein-like, producing the protein MVVMSKRVKTFEVVFSDPSKTFYCSGDKVAGKILVEVAEVTRVSAMKVLGVGCAKVEYAKGKQKCREENEYLRYEEVVQLDDQPADQDGSVLLRPGNKYEYMFGFELPQQGQIVSSYKGKFGYVQYYVKAFMERPAQPALECKKHFEVEEPLDVNTPDLLSPTGGMKEKKVTCMFIPDGQVSLNAKIDRKGFCEGEDICICAKFENTCSRIVVPKAAIISKHTYQANGRTKVFRQKLSSVRGNHIISGMCDAWQGKTIRVPKIKPSMLGCNIIRVEYALMIYMHIPGSEKLILELPLVIGTAGLGSRTNSMSSTDGSVSNASASWVSLRMPSAPPSYCDVTRDCRLDQPLTPLLNDYDGDESPIFMHASAFQFPNLPAYSEVDEEFSGNAHMLQVC; encoded by the exons ATGGTTGTTATGTCAAAGAGAGTGAAAACCTTCGAGGTTGTTTTCAGCGATCCTAGCAAGACTTTTTACTGCAGTGGAGACAAAGTAGCCGGGAAGATCCTGGTGGAAGTAGCTGAGGTGACGAGAGTCTCTGCTATGAAAGTGCTCGGAGTTGGATGCGCAAAGGTGGAATATGCCAAAGGAAAGCAGAAATGCCGAGAGGAGAATGAATACTTGAGATACGAAGAGGTTGTTCAACTTGATGACCAGCCAGCTG ATCAAGATGGATCAGTTCTCCTTAGACCTGGCAACAAGTATGAGTACATGTTTGGATTTGAGCTCCCCCAGCAAGG GCAGATTGTGTCTTCCTACAAGGGCAAGTTTGGCTATGTCCAATACTATGTCAAGGCCTTTATGGAGAGGCCTGCTCAGCCTGCCCTGGAGTGTAAGAAACACTTTGAGGTGGAGGAGCCCCTGGATGTGAACACACCAGATCTGTTG TCTCCTACAGGTGGCATGAAGGAGAAGAAGGTCACCTGCATGTTCATTCCTGATGGCCAGGTGTCCCTGAATGCCAAGATTGACCGCAAGGGGTTCTGTGAGGGTGAAGACATCTGCATCTGCGCCAAGTTTGAGAACACCTGCTCACGGATTGTAGTCCCCAAGGCGGCCATCATCTCCAAGCACACCTACCAGGCCAATGGCAGGACCAAAGTCTTCCGGCAGAAGCTCTCCTCAGTGCGCGGCAACCACATCATCTCCGGCATGTGCGACGCCTGGCAGGGCAAGACCATCCGGGTGCCCAAGATCAAGCCCTCCATGCTGGGCTGCAACATCATCCGTGTAGAGTATGCCCTCATG ATCTACATGCACATCCCAGGCAGCGAAAAGCTGATCCTGGAGCTGCCGCTGGTCATAGGCACAGCCGGCCTGGGAAGCCGCACCAACAGCATGAGCAGCACAGATGGCTCAGTCAGCAACGCCTCAGCCAGCTGGGTGTCCCTGCGCATGCCTTCTGCTCCCCCCAGCTACTGTGATGTCACGCGTGACTGCCGCCTGGACCAGCCCCTCACGCCCCTGCTGAATGACTACGATGGTGACGAAAGCCCCATCTTCATGCACGCCTCTGCATTCCAGTTCCCGAACCTACCTGCCTACTCTGAG GTTGATGAGGAGTTCAGTGGAAACGCTCACATGCTGCAGGTCTGCTGA